Proteins encoded by one window of Chloroflexota bacterium:
- a CDS encoding fibronectin type III domain-containing protein codes for MKAALALKRWQIVPVLVILLMFGATTLPAQAQYGYPYGYGYGNYGAPYSGYYGNSYSGYYGNYYSGYYPYSGYYGNYYSSYYPYSYGYNSYYPYSYGYNSYYPYSYGYNSYYPYSGYYGNYYSGYYGYPTYGYGYYNGYYPGYAYAYGGLTAPTGLTVTSNTGNTVTLSWTASVGAITYQVLESTAGGPYVAVTSTPSSATTASVANLVTGVVYSFEVVAVDAYGHQSTPSTPVTVTAGSGGTGLTAPTGLALAGKPSSTSATITWTAVTAASSYRVYQSTAGSAFVLVSTTLTNSATVAGLTPGVSYSFEVIAMDAGGNASPPSQPLTFTQ; via the coding sequence GTGAAGGCGGCTCTTGCGCTAAAGCGCTGGCAAATTGTCCCTGTGCTGGTCATTCTTTTGATGTTTGGTGCGACGACGCTTCCGGCACAGGCCCAATATGGCTATCCCTACGGCTACGGTTATGGCAACTACGGCGCTCCATACAGCGGTTATTACGGAAACTCCTACTCGGGCTACTACGGAAATTACTACTCCGGCTACTATCCGTACTCGGGCTACTACGGGAACTACTACTCGAGCTATTACCCATATTCGTACGGCTACAACAGCTACTACCCATATTCGTACGGCTACAACAGTTACTACCCGTACTCGTACGGCTACAATAGCTACTATCCGTACTCGGGGTACTACGGGAATTACTACTCGGGCTACTATGGCTATCCGACTTACGGGTATGGCTACTACAACGGCTACTACCCGGGCTATGCCTACGCGTACGGCGGGCTCACCGCGCCCACTGGCCTGACGGTCACCAGCAACACGGGCAATACCGTGACGCTCTCGTGGACGGCTTCGGTGGGAGCTATCACGTACCAGGTCCTGGAATCAACGGCCGGCGGTCCATACGTCGCCGTGACCAGCACGCCCTCTTCGGCCACGACGGCGTCGGTCGCCAATCTGGTAACCGGCGTCGTCTACAGCTTCGAGGTGGTCGCTGTCGATGCGTACGGCCACCAGAGCACTCCGTCCACCCCCGTCACCGTGACGGCGGGGAGTGGCGGAACCGGGCTCACCGCCCCGACCGGCCTCGCCCTCGCCGGTAAGCCATCCAGCACAAGCGCCACGATCACGTGGACGGCGGTTACTGCCGCGTCGTCGTATCGCGTCTACCAGTCCACCGCGGGGAGCGCGTTCGTTCTGGTCTCGACCACGTTGACCAACAGCGCAACCGTGGCCGGGCTCACGCCCGGCGTGAGCTATTCGTTCGAAGTGATCGCCATGGACGCCGGCGGCAATGCGAGTCCGCCGTCGCAGCCTCTCACCTTCACCCAGTAG
- a CDS encoding extracellular solute-binding protein, producing the protein MNRLGLFLTTAIVLLIAACGGKTGAPPTGGLAAPARESDDPQARWAKTLDAAKQEGKVVVVTHTNLYYQKEIEKFGEKYPDIPVEQVSMRPSEFTPKVITEQQNGIYGYDVWVSPTSNMVETVVPAGGFESLIPYLILPEVTDSTQYRGGKPLYVSSEPYVMAYQGNVTTNVWVNRDLLPASEFNTLDQLVDPKLKGKIAIRTPSAPHAGSLTLTGLLHNKGQAFLDQLLIDQQPVFIDNARLMTQDLINGKYPVAIGIDGETMDACQREGGCKSMQQLTGYEYMLSYGVGILKNPPHPNAAAVFLNWFLSKEGQQAFVQSVEATTPPPYDQAQSIRVDVDPNPDAIKDQAMPDYDHLEKYSLQGMEAGRPEMQAVLAAYKKVEESGGR; encoded by the coding sequence GTGAACCGACTCGGGTTGTTTCTGACCACTGCGATCGTGCTGCTCATCGCCGCGTGTGGCGGAAAGACGGGCGCCCCGCCGACCGGCGGCCTCGCCGCGCCCGCGCGCGAGTCCGACGATCCCCAGGCGCGGTGGGCCAAGACGCTGGATGCGGCGAAGCAGGAAGGCAAGGTCGTGGTCGTGACCCACACGAACCTGTACTACCAGAAAGAGATCGAGAAGTTCGGCGAGAAGTACCCGGACATCCCGGTCGAGCAGGTGTCGATGCGTCCGAGCGAGTTCACGCCCAAGGTGATCACCGAGCAGCAGAATGGGATCTACGGATACGACGTCTGGGTATCGCCGACCAGCAATATGGTGGAGACCGTCGTCCCCGCTGGCGGCTTCGAGAGCCTGATCCCCTACCTGATCCTCCCCGAGGTGACCGACTCGACGCAGTACCGCGGGGGCAAGCCGCTCTACGTGAGCTCCGAGCCCTACGTCATGGCGTATCAGGGCAACGTGACGACGAACGTCTGGGTGAACCGCGACCTGCTGCCGGCGAGCGAGTTCAACACCCTCGATCAGCTCGTCGACCCGAAGCTCAAGGGCAAGATCGCGATCCGCACACCCAGCGCGCCGCACGCCGGGTCGCTCACGCTGACGGGCCTTCTTCACAACAAGGGACAGGCGTTTCTGGATCAACTCCTGATCGACCAGCAGCCGGTCTTCATCGACAACGCCCGATTGATGACTCAAGACCTGATCAATGGGAAGTACCCGGTGGCCATCGGCATCGATGGAGAGACGATGGACGCCTGCCAGCGGGAGGGCGGCTGCAAGAGCATGCAGCAGCTCACCGGGTATGAGTACATGCTGAGCTACGGGGTCGGCATCTTGAAGAACCCGCCGCATCCGAACGCGGCGGCCGTGTTCCTCAACTGGTTCCTCTCCAAGGAGGGCCAGCAGGCCTTCGTGCAGAGCGTGGAAGCCACGACCCCGCCGCCCTACGACCAGGCGCAGAGCATCCGCGTCGATGTGGACCCGAACCCCGACGCCATCAAGGATCAGGCGATGCCCGACTACGACCACCTCGAGAAGTACAGTCTCCAGGGCATGGAGGCCGGGAGGCCGGAGATGCAGGCGGTCCTGGCGGCGTACAAAAAGGTCGAAGAGAGCGGAGGCAGGTAG
- a CDS encoding ABC transporter substrate-binding protein encodes MDRCARAVAMVGAVILLAACARTTGPSANPSTGAGRAAPSSAPLKRIVAGVISDPFTLNSMINTAGGNTMPGVPELEQMLNAGLAQTSDSGMAPLLAEQVPTIENGAWRVAPDGSMETTWRIRGDARWHDGTALTANDLQFTVQVLKDPDFPAFRNRIYDLITRIETPDDRTAVVYWSQIDISADRLFSFTNDNLALPMPEHILAPAFAADKATFIDLPYWSEQFVGTGPFRLRTWVADSHLIMEANDQFILGRPKIDQVEVRFIPDPNAMVASILAGVVEITLGRGFTPEQAGEVADQWRDGHMITAPARWVVIFPQLLTPSPAIVGDVQFRRALLHALDRQHLMEVYERGATAVADSLLEPNQPQYADIEKRVARYPYDPRRALQILDGLGFRQGSDGALRDAAGQPLAFEARTPDVGPNQQMNLAVVADWKAVGLSPDIVVVPRQRLGDNEYRWTFPSFELTKRAHDVKSLANFHSSQTPLPENHFLGSNVSRYMSPEFDRMLDRYFSTISVSERTKALGDIVATFSENVLALGLFYDHEPALVANRIQNVVGAHRLDTTETWNADKWDVD; translated from the coding sequence ATGGATCGGTGCGCGCGAGCGGTGGCCATGGTCGGGGCCGTAATCCTCCTCGCGGCCTGCGCGAGGACGACCGGTCCATCCGCGAATCCGTCGACCGGGGCGGGGCGCGCTGCGCCCAGCAGCGCGCCCCTCAAGCGCATCGTCGCCGGCGTGATCTCCGATCCGTTCACGTTGAACTCGATGATCAATACGGCCGGCGGCAACACCATGCCTGGGGTCCCCGAGCTCGAGCAGATGCTGAATGCGGGTCTCGCGCAGACGTCGGACAGCGGCATGGCTCCGCTGCTGGCGGAACAGGTCCCGACCATCGAGAACGGCGCCTGGCGCGTCGCGCCGGACGGCTCGATGGAGACGACGTGGCGGATTCGGGGTGACGCGCGATGGCACGATGGGACCGCGCTCACGGCGAACGACCTGCAGTTCACCGTCCAGGTGTTGAAGGACCCGGACTTCCCCGCGTTTCGGAATCGAATTTACGACCTGATCACCCGCATCGAGACGCCGGACGACCGCACGGCCGTGGTCTACTGGTCGCAGATCGACATCAGCGCCGACCGGCTCTTCAGCTTTACCAACGATAACCTCGCCCTGCCGATGCCGGAGCACATCCTGGCGCCCGCCTTCGCCGCGGATAAGGCGACGTTCATCGATCTCCCGTACTGGAGCGAGCAGTTCGTCGGCACCGGGCCGTTCAGGCTGCGAACGTGGGTGGCCGACAGCCATCTCATCATGGAAGCCAACGATCAGTTCATCCTCGGTCGGCCGAAGATCGATCAGGTCGAAGTGCGCTTCATCCCCGATCCGAACGCCATGGTTGCCAGCATCCTCGCGGGCGTGGTAGAGATCACCCTCGGGCGCGGCTTCACCCCCGAGCAGGCCGGCGAGGTGGCCGACCAGTGGCGCGATGGTCACATGATCACCGCGCCGGCGCGCTGGGTCGTCATCTTCCCGCAGCTCCTGACGCCCAGCCCGGCCATCGTCGGCGACGTGCAATTTCGGCGCGCCCTCCTTCACGCCCTCGACCGCCAGCATCTGATGGAGGTCTACGAGCGCGGAGCCACGGCCGTCGCCGACAGCCTGCTCGAGCCAAATCAGCCGCAGTACGCCGACATCGAGAAGCGCGTCGCCCGCTACCCGTATGATCCGCGTCGGGCCCTGCAGATTCTCGACGGCCTCGGATTTCGACAGGGCTCGGATGGTGCGCTGCGCGATGCGGCCGGCCAGCCGCTGGCGTTCGAGGCGCGAACGCCCGACGTGGGGCCGAACCAGCAGATGAACTTGGCCGTGGTGGCCGACTGGAAGGCGGTCGGCCTGAGTCCCGACATCGTCGTGGTCCCTCGCCAGCGGCTGGGCGACAATGAGTACCGTTGGACGTTTCCCAGCTTCGAGCTGACCAAGCGCGCGCACGACGTGAAATCGCTGGCGAACTTCCACAGCTCGCAGACGCCCCTCCCCGAGAACCACTTCCTCGGAAGCAACGTGTCGCGCTACATGAGCCCCGAGTTCGACCGGATGCTGGACCGATACTTCTCGACCATCTCGGTGAGCGAGCGGACGAAGGCTCTGGGCGATATCGTCGCGACGTTCTCCGAGAACGTCCTGGCCCTCGGACTGTTCTACGATCACGAACCGGCGCTCGTGGCGAATCGCATTCAGAACGTCGTTGGAGCTCACCGGCTCGATACGACGGAGACGTGGAACGCCGACAAATGGGATGTGGACTGA
- a CDS encoding SDR family oxidoreductase — protein sequence MASNGKVALVTGADSDVGAAIVQRFAREGFQVAACGASRERAKPALEGAAAHGAAAEFFELDVRKESDAARFVQGAVDRFGRIDAIVNCGASRRIIGTIMDISDEDFDEEMAADLKSVLYVSRAAIPTIAKGGGGAIVNMSSIARAGVRGRALRSASKAALSALTRAMALDHGRDAIRVNAVLLGPTLSRDAHFPPEQLARMKAEAALGELHTAEDVAAAVYFFASDDARHITGALLPLDAGRSLASF from the coding sequence ATGGCATCAAACGGAAAAGTCGCGCTGGTGACGGGAGCGGACTCGGATGTCGGCGCGGCGATCGTCCAGCGGTTCGCCCGCGAGGGATTCCAGGTCGCCGCGTGCGGAGCTTCTCGCGAGCGCGCGAAGCCGGCGCTGGAGGGGGCGGCGGCTCACGGAGCCGCCGCCGAGTTCTTTGAGCTCGACGTTCGCAAGGAAAGCGACGCGGCGCGGTTCGTCCAAGGCGCGGTCGACCGTTTCGGCAGGATCGACGCAATCGTGAACTGCGGCGCCTCGCGGCGGATCATCGGCACGATCATGGACATCTCCGACGAGGACTTCGACGAGGAGATGGCGGCGGACCTGAAATCTGTCCTTTACGTCTCGCGGGCCGCGATCCCAACGATCGCGAAGGGGGGCGGCGGCGCGATCGTCAATATGTCGTCCATCGCCCGCGCCGGCGTGCGAGGACGAGCGCTTCGATCGGCCAGCAAGGCGGCGTTGAGCGCGCTCACGCGGGCGATGGCGCTCGACCACGGGCGGGACGCAATCCGCGTCAACGCCGTCCTGCTTGGGCCCACCCTGTCACGAGACGCCCACTTCCCTCCGGAGCAGCTCGCTCGCATGAAGGCGGAGGCTGCCCTCGGCGAGCTGCACACAGCGGAAGATGTGGCCGCGGCCGTGTATTTCTTCGCGTCGGATGACGCGCGGCACATCACGGGGGCGCTCCTTCCGCTGGACGCTGGACGGTCTCTCGCGAGCTTTTGA
- a CDS encoding amidohydrolase family protein, with protein sequence MSIVIDTDAHFFPVDAFDDETSRRRFRSRWPRVQFDALGRDFIVFPEQFDKLSPYQRSIPCSLIPGRHHPGYYDPAPREQWLDEAGIDMQVLVPSPATFTYHCEPELGAAVCRSYNDAIARVLKAHPGRFIGLAVLPMQDPVAAVEELDRATLELGIHAPLVISNVNDKNLNEYEFWPVYERMELLGVPLIVHGNRNGPTVGLDRLPHMHMDNALGFLFEGSLAIASLIMYGVLDMYPKLRVGVLETGAGYLTYLMDRLEEIYEMETFGGISPYQGKRVKDLILKRPREYMDQFWVCFNVGAEARNVPHVVRQFGADRFMVNSDFPHGVGGAGEGMVDIVNGIDEISRSEKDTLLGLAACELFAIDPETRQQRRPAAV encoded by the coding sequence GTGAGCATCGTGATCGACACGGACGCCCATTTCTTCCCGGTGGACGCCTTCGATGACGAGACCAGTCGCCGCCGATTCCGCAGCCGCTGGCCCCGCGTTCAATTCGACGCTCTGGGCCGCGACTTCATCGTATTCCCGGAGCAGTTCGATAAGCTGAGCCCGTACCAGCGGAGCATCCCGTGCTCGCTCATCCCCGGCAGGCACCATCCGGGCTACTACGATCCGGCCCCGCGGGAGCAGTGGCTCGACGAGGCCGGCATCGACATGCAGGTCCTCGTGCCGTCGCCGGCCACGTTCACCTATCACTGCGAGCCCGAGCTGGGCGCCGCCGTGTGCCGCTCGTACAACGACGCCATCGCTCGGGTCCTGAAGGCGCACCCGGGGCGCTTCATCGGTCTGGCGGTTCTTCCGATGCAGGACCCGGTCGCCGCGGTCGAGGAGCTCGATCGCGCGACCCTTGAGCTGGGGATCCACGCGCCCCTCGTGATCTCCAACGTGAACGACAAGAACTTGAACGAGTACGAGTTCTGGCCGGTCTACGAGCGCATGGAGCTCCTCGGCGTTCCCCTCATCGTGCATGGCAATCGCAACGGTCCGACCGTCGGCCTCGATCGCCTGCCGCACATGCACATGGATAACGCGCTGGGCTTTCTCTTCGAGGGGTCGTTGGCGATTGCCAGCCTCATCATGTACGGCGTGCTGGACATGTATCCGAAGCTTCGCGTCGGCGTCCTCGAAACGGGCGCCGGCTATCTCACGTATCTCATGGATCGCCTCGAGGAGATCTACGAGATGGAAACGTTCGGCGGCATCAGCCCGTATCAGGGAAAGCGGGTGAAGGACTTGATCCTCAAGCGGCCGAGGGAATACATGGACCAATTCTGGGTCTGCTTCAACGTCGGCGCCGAGGCGCGCAATGTCCCGCACGTCGTTCGCCAGTTCGGAGCGGACCGGTTCATGGTGAACAGCGACTTTCCCCACGGAGTCGGTGGCGCCGGCGAAGGAATGGTGGACATCGTGAACGGCATCGATGAGATCAGCCGGTCCGAAAAGGACACGCTGCTCGGTCTGGCCGCGTGCGAGCTGTTCGCCATCGATCCAGAGACCCGCCAGCAGAGGCGGCCGGCCGCCGTGTAG